The DNA window ATGGCGATGTTGGACAAGAACGCTGGCCGCTTGACCCGGGATATCTTCTTGGTGAGCTTCTCCCTGATGAAGTTCTCCATGTCCTTGGTCTTGTGAACGCCTAGGAACACTCTTCCAATCATGGCATTGAGCCATCTTGTATGCATGTGTTCCTCCGACGAGTGGAGCCTCTGCACCAAGGAGATGATGTTCTTGACGTCGAACTGGATGGGGGTCGGCGTCCTGCTTTCCGCGGCCAAAGTCTGCTCCTGATTGCGCAACAAGGCCAAGTAGAAGTCCTCCTTCGCGGAGCAGTTCTCAGAGAACAGGTAAAACGGCTTGGAAACTTGGCTGTCTGGGCCCAATTCCGGCCCGCCCGCACGCCGGGAGAGACAGATGGCGTTGCGCTTGATAAACAACTCTCCCTCTGGCGTCACGGGCTCCCCAGAGTATACGCTGATGTCGTGATGCGCTAGAGATATGACGTGGCGAACCTCTagctgctcgtcgtcgtcgaagagCATCAAATGGCCGTGCCTACTTGGCGGGTCAGGTGCGGTGACACCGGCTGGGAGCATGCAGGTGTGACATACCGTAGCACCACGTAGAACACGTTTCCCGCCCGCTTGGGGCGCTGGCTGCCGCCGTTCTTGTTGTCTAGCGGTCCGGCGGCCTGCTTCCGGTCGAAGATGCTGCGGTACATGGTCTGGTAGACACTTGGGCTGGGCGCGGCTACCGTGGCCGAACCGACGGGCGTCGACCGTTCGATCGGCTTTGCATTGATCCCCATCGGCGTGTACTCGCGGCAGACGGCGAAGTAGCCAGCCGCGACATCCGGCTCGTGGCGGACCCCACGGGCCCTGGCCCCGTCCTTCTGCGCTGCCTTCAGCGGCTCGAGGTCGTCGCCCGGCTGGATCAGGTCGCCATCTGCGGAGGTCGAAGCATCCGAGGCGTCGGCATCTTTGCGATAGGGCAAGGTGAAGTACGCATGGGCGAGGATGACGATCACGAGCAGTGGGAGGAAGGTGATGCCTCCGAAAAGGTACGTCAACAAGAATACAGTCCACCCCATGGCGGTGGGATGCTGCACTGTGCCGGCCGCAGAGTCGGCCCTGCTACCTGTCCGACGGAAGAATGCGTCGCGGGCGCATCGATGCAGAGCAGCTGCGCAGTGAGGCTCCAATTGAGCTGTTCGCGAGACGCAACTTGGAAGGCGACGAGAGCATGCTATGTATTCCGGCCCCCGTAAGCAGCAAGTTTCGGATGGACCAACCGAAGTGGCCAACTGAGGGGCCACGGATGAAGGAGGCTGCTGCGTCAGCCACAGGTGTTGCAACTGCGGGCTTCAGGACCTTGATCCCCCGCGCTTCCCTAATTGGCCGAGCATGGGCGCCCCACTGCGCTTCAGGCGAGGCCCTTGTCGGCGCCTCACAAGGCTGAAGAACTTCAGGATGGAAGGGAGCACAGCAGGCGGATATTCAAGCGTCAGGTGTTGTGGCGGCCCATGAGCTTCAAATAGCGTACCTAATCCCCCGGAGATTATTTTCAGTGCACCATTGGATTCTGACAGGGGATGGTCAGAGGGTTACTGCAGCACACCTCCTTGGCTCCTCTCCGGCAAGCTTCAGAGCGGTCGAGTATTCCAGCCACAGAGCAGACTCCCTTGGATACTCGTCTGGCATCATAAGGCGAAGCCTGCCCGGGTATCCTCAGCGCGTTGCTCCTCCCAACCATGTCTGATTTTGCCGGGTTGCGCTTCACGACTGTATCACGCCGGACAAGACGGTATGCCCAACCGTTATTGGTCATGCTACTGGTATGTTGATTCCCATGAGCACTCCCGCATCCCAGACCAATTCCATGCAGGAGATCCTTCCGTGCCAAACGCGATGAACCCCAGGCAAGAAAACGAAGCACGCCAAATCTCCCCCCCGCGAATCCAGCAACAGGCCGAGAAATCCCTCAAATCGTGGTCTCGTAGGCGACTGGCGCAACAGTCTCGGGCTTGTTGTCGACGAAAGAGATTGTCCGGGCGTCGCGGGGCATGGCGGGTTGTCTCTTCAGCTGAACCGGCTTGCCCTccgccttggccttcttcttcagCTCCGCGTTCTCCTTCACCCGGCGGAGGAAATCCTCCCGTGACCGCGAGGGCTTGATGTGCTCGATCCGGACGTTGATGCGCTTCTCGATGTAGCGGTGCTTGACCTTCTTGTAGATGATGATGCCGACGGCCGACTTGGTGACGTTGTAGATGACGCCGGTCTTGCCGTGGTACACCTTGTGGGCCATACTGTTGGCGTCCAATGTCAGTCTCCTGTTTCGTTGACCCTCATGCAATCGCCCACGCAGCGCGACCCAATATATCCCGTGTCCCGACCCATCCAGCAAAGTCTTGACCGATTGTGTGCAAGAACCCGGCAGCTCGCTTACCCCTTCTGAACAGCACCGTTGACCTTGATGTCGACGATATCGCCAACCCTATGACCGGTTAGCAATCCATCACGGCAAGGTTCCCCATCGGGGCCCGGATGCGTCGACATACTTGTACTGCCTAAGGTAGGTCGACAGCGGGATCGTACCCTTCTGCCGGAAACCCCGGGAGAAGGCGTATCTCGTACCAGCACGGAGACCTGCGGGGTGACCCATCTTGCCTGTTTGTTGGCGACGTCGGCGTGGATCGATTTGTCGAAGTCGGTGATGCGGCGGGCTGCGAAAATTGGGGATTTTTTGTGTGGAAGCAAATCCAAGTCGGGATTTCGGCGCGGGTGACTAAGCAGGGCGCGGTGCTTGCACTAACCAACTCGCTCACTATCGTTAGGGCAAGTGAGGGCGATACGCACAGACCACCACAAATCCCCTCCTGCTGCCAATTTTCTTGACCTTTCGGTTGGACTGCGACTTCGCGAAATTCTGCTTGATCGACCAACCTTCGATAGCCTCAACCGACAAGATGGCGCCGCTGTCGTACtccaagaccgccaaggtcCCGCGCCGTCCCTTCGAGGCCGCTCGTCTGTGCGTTTGATCCTCGGGTTTTATTTCTCCTCAATTGCAGCCTCT is part of the Thermothielavioides terrestris NRRL 8126 chromosome 2, complete sequence genome and encodes:
- a CDS encoding 60S ribosomal protein L21; translated protein: MGHPAGLRAGTRYAFSRGFRQKGTIPLSTYLRQYKVGDIVDIKVNGAVQKGMAHKVYHGKTGVIYNVTKSAVGIIIYKKVKHRYIEKRINVRIEHIKPSRSREDFLRRVKENAELKKKAKAEGKPVQLKRQPAMPRDARTISFVDNKPETVAPVAYETTI